The following are encoded in a window of Rhizobium sp. WYJ-E13 genomic DNA:
- a CDS encoding LysR family transcriptional regulator yields the protein MNPRQLKTFLAVARHCNFTRAASEANLAQSSLSDQMQALEEELGVQLFERSRQGVTLTPAGDTLKAYAEEILALNDEAEAAIRAAACLCGQSLAIGTLETIAAEKLAPFLSRFRETHADISLTLKIAGSGELQRRLDDGSIDIAFTFDRGERDERFMTRLISREPLALIASRNNRATPPESLADLSHLPFIATETGCVYRRLFDTVFTRAGITAPNIVTQADSIQTIIRLVASGAGYGLVPRLAAAPAAERGDVVEMSWPGDTPTASLIMLWRRRRVQPPALSSLLAAAAEAFRPVRPADARLRRAG from the coding sequence ATGAACCCACGACAATTGAAGACCTTCCTTGCGGTCGCAAGGCACTGCAATTTCACCCGCGCGGCCAGCGAGGCGAACCTGGCCCAGTCGAGCCTCAGCGACCAGATGCAGGCGCTCGAAGAGGAATTGGGCGTCCAGCTTTTCGAACGCTCCCGGCAGGGTGTGACACTGACACCGGCCGGTGACACGCTGAAGGCCTATGCCGAAGAGATCCTGGCTCTGAACGACGAGGCAGAGGCGGCGATCCGAGCAGCCGCCTGCCTTTGCGGACAATCGCTTGCAATCGGCACGCTTGAAACCATCGCGGCGGAGAAACTCGCGCCCTTCTTGTCGCGCTTTCGCGAGACGCATGCCGATATCAGCCTGACGCTGAAGATCGCCGGCAGTGGTGAGTTGCAGCGACGGCTGGACGATGGCTCGATCGATATCGCCTTCACCTTTGATCGCGGAGAACGGGACGAGCGCTTCATGACCCGCCTCATCTCGCGGGAGCCGCTGGCCCTCATCGCGAGCCGCAATAACCGAGCCACACCGCCCGAGAGCCTCGCGGACCTGAGCCATCTGCCCTTCATCGCCACGGAAACCGGTTGCGTCTATCGCCGCCTCTTCGATACGGTCTTCACCAGAGCAGGCATTACCGCACCCAATATCGTCACCCAGGCCGACAGCATCCAGACGATCATCCGCCTCGTTGCATCCGGCGCCGGTTACGGTCTTGTTCCACGTCTGGCCGCCGCCCCGGCTGCCGAACGCGGCGACGTCGTGGAGATGTCCTGGCCGGGCGACACTCCAACGGCTTCGCTGATCATGCTGTGGCGGCGCCGGCGCGTGCAGCCGCCGGCGCTTTCCTCGCTGCTGGCTGCAGCCGCTGAGGCTTTCCGGCCTGTCAGACCAGCCGATGCCCGCCTTCGACGTGCAGGATAG
- a CDS encoding SDR family oxidoreductase, protein MTEIRIEGADIIIIGGSSGMGLALARRLLAEGAGVTIAGRSAERLAAARRELGDSSGLKTAVLDLTREEEIAAFFRDCGPVDHIVSTAADIEGAYQLLPDIQLSAAQRVVESKFYGPLLLAKYGAPRLPPSGSITYTSGVAAYRPAARGSVVAAVNAALEGLVRALAVELAPLRINAVSPGWVDTPIWSFVAGDTKQATLEAMAKRLPAGRVGRPEDIADAIRFLIGNGFTTGTILHVEGGHRLV, encoded by the coding sequence ATGACCGAAATCAGGATCGAAGGCGCCGATATCATCATTATCGGCGGCAGTTCCGGCATGGGATTGGCGCTGGCGCGGCGACTGCTGGCCGAAGGGGCTGGCGTGACGATTGCAGGGCGCAGTGCGGAGAGGCTTGCGGCGGCACGGCGGGAGCTCGGCGATTCCTCTGGTCTTAAGACCGCCGTCCTCGACCTTACGCGGGAGGAGGAGATTGCTGCCTTCTTCCGCGATTGCGGGCCGGTCGATCATATCGTCAGCACGGCGGCGGATATCGAGGGAGCTTACCAGCTTCTGCCGGATATCCAGCTTTCGGCGGCGCAGCGGGTGGTCGAGAGCAAGTTCTACGGGCCGCTGCTGCTTGCCAAATACGGCGCACCCCGCCTGCCGCCGTCGGGCTCGATTACCTATACGTCGGGCGTGGCAGCCTATCGGCCGGCGGCGCGGGGTTCGGTCGTTGCGGCCGTCAATGCAGCGCTGGAAGGGCTGGTGCGGGCGCTGGCGGTGGAGCTTGCGCCTCTTCGCATCAACGCAGTGTCGCCGGGATGGGTGGATACGCCGATCTGGAGTTTCGTTGCCGGTGACACCAAGCAGGCGACGCTGGAAGCGATGGCCAAACGCCTGCCGGCGGGCCGTGTCGGCAGGCCCGAGGATATTGCCGATGCGATCCGCTTCCTGATCGGTAACGGCTTTACGACAGGCACTATCCTGCACGTCGAAGGCGGGCATCGGCTGGTCTGA
- the chrA gene encoding chromate efflux transporter: protein MTSAVTHATPDTGASPNPHGVTFGEAFRVWLRVAALSFGGPAGQIAVMHRIVVDEKRWIGEQRFLHALNYCMLLPGPEAQQLAIYIGWLMHRTAGGLVAGILFVLPGFLSILALSYLYVTLGNVDVVEGLFFGLKAAVLAVVIQAVVRVGGRALKNRAMIGIAAAAFLAIFLFHVPFPVIILAAAMTGFLGSKSGSRLFQGGGGHKAAGGPALSDADALLGEDIPDHARPNLGWSLRISAVLLVLWLLPLLLLHLFLGPGDIFTQIGVFFSKMALVTFGGAYAVLAYVAQEAVQHFGWLKPTEMLDGLGMAETTPGPLIMVLQFVGFMGAYRDPGSLSPMTAATLAAILTTWVTFVPCFLWIFLGAPFIEKLRGNAALAGAMSAITAAVVGVILNLAIWFGLHFLFGSAKVHSLGPFSIELPVWTSLSLPSLLLSLAAAIAIFRFKLAVIPVLLGCAVAGMVWPV, encoded by the coding sequence GTGACCAGTGCCGTTACCCATGCGACGCCCGATACCGGCGCGTCGCCAAACCCGCATGGCGTCACCTTCGGTGAAGCCTTTCGCGTCTGGCTGCGCGTTGCAGCCCTGAGCTTCGGCGGACCTGCGGGGCAGATCGCCGTCATGCACCGCATCGTCGTCGATGAGAAGAGGTGGATCGGCGAGCAGCGTTTCCTGCATGCGCTGAACTATTGCATGCTGCTTCCGGGACCGGAGGCACAGCAGCTTGCCATCTATATCGGCTGGCTGATGCACCGGACTGCCGGCGGCCTGGTCGCAGGTATCCTGTTCGTGCTTCCGGGTTTCCTGTCTATTCTGGCGCTCAGCTACCTCTACGTGACCCTTGGCAACGTCGATGTCGTCGAGGGCCTGTTCTTCGGCCTGAAGGCCGCCGTGCTTGCCGTCGTCATTCAGGCGGTCGTCAGGGTCGGCGGCCGCGCGCTGAAGAACAGGGCGATGATCGGGATCGCGGCAGCCGCCTTCCTGGCGATCTTCCTCTTCCATGTGCCTTTTCCCGTCATCATCCTGGCGGCCGCCATGACAGGCTTCCTGGGATCGAAGTCGGGCTCCCGCCTATTTCAGGGCGGTGGCGGGCACAAAGCAGCCGGCGGCCCGGCGCTGTCGGATGCCGACGCGCTGCTCGGGGAAGACATACCCGATCATGCGCGACCGAATCTTGGCTGGTCGCTCAGGATCTCGGCGGTGCTGCTGGTGCTCTGGCTGCTGCCCCTGCTGCTGCTCCATCTCTTTCTCGGACCCGGCGATATCTTCACGCAGATCGGCGTGTTCTTCAGCAAGATGGCGCTGGTGACTTTCGGCGGCGCTTACGCCGTGCTTGCCTATGTCGCGCAGGAAGCCGTCCAGCATTTCGGATGGCTGAAGCCCACCGAAATGCTCGATGGTCTCGGCATGGCGGAGACGACGCCCGGCCCGCTGATCATGGTTCTCCAGTTCGTCGGCTTCATGGGCGCCTATCGCGATCCCGGCAGCCTCTCTCCGATGACGGCAGCCACGCTCGCCGCCATCCTGACGACGTGGGTGACCTTCGTTCCCTGCTTTCTCTGGATCTTTCTCGGCGCGCCCTTCATCGAAAAACTGCGCGGCAATGCCGCCTTGGCCGGGGCGATGTCGGCCATCACGGCGGCGGTGGTCGGTGTCATCCTCAATCTCGCGATCTGGTTCGGCCTGCACTTCCTGTTCGGGAGTGCGAAAGTGCACAGCCTTGGACCCTTCTCGATCGAACTGCCCGTCTGGACGTCGCTGTCGCTGCCATCGCTGCTCTTGAGCCTTGCGGCAGCAATCGCGATCTTCCGGTTCAAACTGGCGGTCATTCCGGTCCTGCTGGGCTGCGCAGTCGCCGGGATGGTCTGGCCGGTCTGA
- a CDS encoding sulfurtransferase/chromate resistance protein, which yields MPSFLEISSDKLSRIVGTPNAPVIVDVRTDEDFTRDPRLVPGSIRKSHIDVTEWAGGFTSPVVVVCQAGGKLSHGVAAYIRHAGGVAEVLEGGFDAWIGAGGAAVPVNRLPPRDRQGRTVWVTRARPKIDRIACPWLIRRFVDPSAVFLFVPTSDVLMVADRFGAVPFDIEEVFWSHRGELCSFDVMVDEFGLASGPLSRLATIVRGADTARPDLAPEAAGLLAASLGLSRMFVDDLKQLDAGMLLYDAFYRWCRDATDETHNWPSAKKGG from the coding sequence ATGCCGTCATTTCTTGAAATATCTTCTGACAAACTGAGCCGTATCGTCGGCACACCGAATGCGCCTGTCATCGTTGATGTGCGCACCGACGAGGATTTCACCCGCGATCCGAGGCTCGTGCCGGGCTCGATCCGCAAATCCCACATCGATGTCACCGAATGGGCAGGCGGCTTCACCAGCCCCGTGGTGGTCGTCTGCCAGGCGGGCGGCAAGCTCAGCCACGGCGTCGCCGCCTATATCCGGCATGCCGGCGGTGTTGCGGAGGTGCTGGAAGGCGGCTTCGATGCCTGGATAGGCGCGGGCGGCGCGGCTGTGCCCGTCAACCGGCTGCCGCCGCGCGACCGGCAGGGACGGACCGTGTGGGTCACGCGTGCGCGCCCGAAGATCGACCGTATCGCTTGCCCATGGCTTATCCGGCGCTTCGTCGATCCCTCGGCCGTCTTTCTCTTCGTGCCGACATCGGACGTCTTGATGGTTGCCGACCGCTTCGGCGCCGTACCCTTCGACATCGAGGAGGTCTTCTGGAGCCATCGCGGCGAGCTCTGCAGCTTCGATGTGATGGTCGATGAATTCGGCCTTGCGTCGGGGCCGCTGTCGAGGCTCGCAACCATCGTTCGCGGCGCCGATACCGCCAGGCCGGACCTTGCCCCCGAAGCGGCCGGGCTGTTGGCCGCTTCGCTCGGCCTGTCGCGCATGTTCGTCGACGACCTCAAGCAGCTTGATGCCGGCATGCTGCTCTACGATGCCTTCTACCGCTGGTGCCGCGACGCCACGGACGAAACGCACAATTGGCCTTCCGCGAAAAAGGGAGGCTGA
- a CDS encoding AAA family ATPase, producing the protein MTKLVVISGCSGGGKSTLLEELSRRGYATVEEPGRRIVREEMAGQGAALPWVDPAAFARRAIAMAFSDQRLAEAQAGWTFFDRGLIDAASALQATTGEAVLQTLRDQHRYHRTVFLTPPWPEIYVNDPERRHGFEEAVCEYERLTSAYPEIGYEVVILPKTDVGARADFLLGRLPG; encoded by the coding sequence ATGACCAAACTGGTCGTCATATCCGGCTGCTCCGGCGGCGGGAAATCCACTCTGCTCGAAGAGCTTTCCCGGCGCGGTTACGCCACCGTAGAAGAGCCTGGGCGGCGCATCGTCCGGGAGGAGATGGCCGGGCAGGGCGCGGCCTTGCCCTGGGTCGATCCGGCTGCCTTTGCCCGGCGGGCAATCGCGATGGCGTTCAGCGATCAGAGGCTGGCGGAGGCGCAGGCGGGCTGGACGTTTTTCGACCGCGGCCTGATCGACGCCGCCTCTGCGTTGCAGGCCACGACCGGAGAAGCGGTGCTGCAGACACTGCGGGACCAGCATCGTTATCACCGGACGGTGTTCCTGACGCCGCCCTGGCCGGAGATCTATGTCAACGATCCCGAACGGCGGCATGGTTTCGAGGAAGCGGTTTGCGAATATGAGCGGCTGACATCAGCCTATCCTGAGATCGGCTATGAGGTCGTCATCCTGCCGAAGACCGATGTTGGCGCGCGGGCGGATTTTCTGCTGGGCCGGCTGCCGGGCTGA
- a CDS encoding ATP-binding protein: MSLKSPTLGAILARRIAFFAVLAMVVQLAVIFSDYYWNVGELSRLFVEQETERLASGITAEENDTVRYRLPLSVEGRYGQAQTGYVARIRGADGQLVFQSCDAACESRFLPPDVNPPDFWLRSLAPGKPLTLVGGRAFTVGGQRFVIDVATMGDPQDVTSDVLWNEVIAHMIVPMSILLVLVLGATLLSVRQALKPVRIAAGAAERIDPMDSRSHLQFQDMPREVAHLAEAVNRAFERVGELMKSQKILTSGIAHEVRTPLAAIKLELGHIDHPRARKAEADLDDLVRFVSQITALARLDTFDHGMFEEVDLVELSSSVVEQLAPWVYENDHSLELSAQVDAAIVQGVPALLRDAVRNLIDNAVRHTPIRTAIIVRVANGRIRVEDQHPAAVNTFATQSDGLGIGLKIVERIAAIHRGSLRCSGSQRGHAFDLEIGS, encoded by the coding sequence GTGAGCCTGAAATCGCCGACACTGGGCGCGATCCTGGCGCGGCGCATCGCCTTCTTTGCTGTGCTGGCCATGGTGGTGCAACTCGCGGTGATCTTTTCGGACTATTATTGGAATGTCGGCGAGCTTTCGCGCCTGTTCGTCGAGCAGGAGACCGAGCGGCTCGCCTCCGGCATCACGGCGGAGGAGAATGACACCGTCCGCTACCGGCTTCCCTTAAGCGTCGAGGGGCGGTACGGGCAGGCGCAGACCGGCTATGTGGCGCGTATCCGCGGGGCCGATGGCCAGCTGGTCTTCCAGTCCTGCGATGCCGCCTGCGAAAGCCGCTTCCTGCCGCCCGATGTGAATCCGCCGGATTTCTGGCTGCGGTCGCTCGCGCCGGGCAAGCCGCTGACGCTGGTCGGCGGGCGGGCCTTCACAGTCGGCGGGCAGCGTTTCGTCATCGATGTCGCGACGATGGGCGATCCGCAGGATGTCACATCCGATGTCCTCTGGAATGAGGTGATCGCCCATATGATCGTGCCGATGAGCATCCTGCTGGTGCTGGTGCTCGGCGCCACCTTGCTTTCCGTGCGCCAGGCGCTGAAGCCGGTGCGGATTGCTGCCGGGGCGGCGGAGCGGATCGACCCAATGGACTCCCGGTCGCATCTGCAATTCCAAGACATGCCGCGGGAAGTCGCCCATCTCGCCGAGGCCGTCAACCGGGCCTTCGAGCGTGTCGGCGAGTTGATGAAATCGCAGAAGATCCTGACATCGGGCATCGCGCATGAGGTGCGCACGCCGCTGGCGGCGATCAAGCTGGAGCTTGGCCATATCGACCATCCGCGGGCGCGCAAGGCAGAAGCGGACCTCGACGATCTCGTGCGCTTCGTCAGCCAGATCACCGCTCTTGCCAGGCTTGACACGTTCGATCACGGCATGTTCGAGGAGGTCGACCTCGTCGAACTTTCATCCAGCGTCGTGGAACAGCTTGCCCCCTGGGTCTACGAGAACGATCACTCGCTGGAACTTTCCGCGCAGGTCGATGCCGCCATCGTGCAGGGTGTGCCGGCCCTGCTGAGAGATGCCGTGCGCAACCTGATCGACAACGCCGTTCGCCATACGCCGATCCGTACCGCCATTATCGTGCGTGTTGCCAATGGCCGTATCCGGGTCGAGGATCAGCATCCCGCCGCCGTCAACACCTTTGCCACGCAAAGCGACGGCCTCGGGATCGGCCTTAAGATCGTCGAGCGCATCGCCGCGATCCATCGGGGTTCACTGCGCTGCTCCGGCTCCCAGCGCGGCCACGCCTTCGATTTGGAAATCGGCTCCTGA
- a CDS encoding response regulator transcription factor has translation MRILLIEDSFRLRELLCEAIRDAGWKIDAFALAQEGRLALEGTDYDLMLLDLGLPDEDGIVFLRSLRASKVQMPVLVLTARGAVDERIAGLDAGADDYLVKPFHNGELIARIRALTRRAPVTAMPVLEFAALQYDVASRRVTCGDDEIALAPSEKGLLELLMRNGGQVVPKPKIEHAFSEFGDERSSNAVELAVSRLRKKLDGHPTKALIETVRGVGYMMRETRG, from the coding sequence ATGAGGATACTGCTGATCGAGGATAGTTTCCGGCTTCGCGAGCTGCTTTGCGAGGCCATCCGCGATGCCGGCTGGAAGATCGATGCCTTCGCGCTGGCGCAGGAGGGGCGGCTTGCCCTTGAGGGAACGGACTACGATCTCATGCTTCTCGACCTCGGCCTGCCCGATGAGGACGGGATCGTATTTCTGCGGTCACTCAGGGCCTCCAAGGTGCAGATGCCGGTTCTGGTGCTAACGGCGCGCGGCGCGGTCGACGAACGCATTGCCGGGCTCGATGCCGGTGCCGACGACTATCTCGTAAAACCCTTTCACAATGGCGAACTGATCGCCCGCATCCGCGCGCTGACGCGGCGCGCGCCGGTCACTGCCATGCCGGTTCTGGAATTTGCGGCCCTGCAATATGACGTCGCTTCGCGGCGCGTCACCTGCGGCGACGACGAGATCGCGCTCGCCCCCTCCGAGAAGGGTCTGCTCGAACTCTTGATGCGCAATGGTGGCCAGGTGGTGCCCAAGCCGAAGATCGAGCATGCCTTCTCCGAATTCGGCGACGAGCGCAGCAGCAATGCCGTGGAGCTTGCCGTTTCGAGGCTGCGCAAGAAGCTCGACGGACATCCGACCAAGGCGCTGATCGAGACTGTGCGGGGCGTCGGCTATATGATGCGGGAGACGCGCGGGTGA
- a CDS encoding cytochrome b/b6 domain-containing protein, which translates to MTALSLKKEEGPEPSDAVEETVKVWDPVVRLFHWTIVAACTLNLFILEEGKYWHRITGYVVAAAIVIRILWGFVGTKHARFSDFLPTPSRVMEQILDMIDRNEKRYLGHNPLASVMMLILMVLLAATALTGWMTTLDAFWGEKWLEKLHGTIANGIMVLAFVHAGAAIVESWRHRENLVWSMVTGRKKA; encoded by the coding sequence ATGACGGCGCTCTCATTGAAAAAGGAGGAGGGCCCAGAGCCCTCCGACGCCGTCGAGGAGACGGTCAAGGTCTGGGATCCGGTCGTCAGGCTGTTTCACTGGACGATCGTAGCGGCCTGCACGCTCAACCTCTTCATTCTCGAAGAGGGCAAATACTGGCACCGCATCACGGGTTATGTCGTGGCTGCGGCAATCGTCATTCGCATCCTCTGGGGTTTCGTCGGTACAAAACACGCTCGCTTTTCCGATTTCCTGCCGACGCCAAGCAGGGTGATGGAGCAGATACTCGATATGATCGACCGCAACGAGAAACGTTACCTGGGGCATAATCCGCTGGCATCGGTTATGATGCTCATCCTGATGGTATTGCTGGCGGCAACGGCGCTGACCGGCTGGATGACGACGCTCGACGCATTCTGGGGCGAGAAGTGGCTGGAGAAGCTGCATGGCACCATCGCAAACGGCATCATGGTGCTTGCCTTCGTCCATGCGGGTGCGGCCATCGTCGAAAGCTGGAGGCACAGAGAAAATCTCGTCTGGTCGATGGTCACAGGTCGAAAGAAGGCATGA
- a CDS encoding PepSY domain-containing protein, producing MKLKLIAALTILSLSPALALASPSCTKEPKSKWMPEAAMKAKIDAMGYKVKTFEITGNCYEIYGKDKNGERAEVYFNPVSGEIVQKGD from the coding sequence ATGAAGCTGAAACTGATCGCCGCTCTTACCATCCTGTCGCTCTCGCCAGCCCTGGCGCTTGCAAGTCCAAGCTGCACGAAGGAGCCGAAATCGAAGTGGATGCCGGAGGCCGCCATGAAGGCGAAGATCGATGCGATGGGCTACAAGGTCAAGACTTTCGAAATCACCGGCAACTGCTACGAGATCTACGGCAAGGACAAGAACGGCGAACGCGCCGAGGTCTATTTCAATCCGGTCTCCGGCGAGATCGTTCAGAAGGGCGATTGA
- a CDS encoding PhoX family phosphatase codes for MAHIDTNKLSWDEWDELQNPPPAETDFDRVVESAVSRRSFLGGILAFGSAAAAMGTLGNLMNSTSAQAQEASSRFSFKPIPVFTDNTVHVPDGYAWKPLAKWGQPLFSNVPDIDPVNGVSVEHSDKVFGENTDGMELFVIGGRQVIAVNHEYVNNETNLPHNEKGMPKTADDVKILQNLQGVTVMEVAEGENGWEIVLDSPFNRRITHLTPMKISGPAAGSDLVKTEADPNGTDCLGTFNNCGAGKTPWGTYLTCEENFNGYFGSTDPNFAMPSDFKRYGIAAETRYGYEAFDPRFDVSKNPNEPRRAGYIVEIDPSDASSTPIKRTALGRIKHENAAVVIARDGRVVVYMGDDERGEFLYKYVSNDIYVPGGDTSKLLDEGTLYVAKFVDDGNGEWLALTPESTGMKMDEVCVFTRQAASKVGATTMDRPEWVAINPVAIEAYCALTNNTNRGVKKNAGGDDMPVGGANPREKNAYGQIVRWYPENDDHADGKFKWDLFVMAGNPDVHKDAYAGSSNINSGNMFNSPDGMMFDSTGLLWIQTDGEDTNEGDFLGQGNNQMLAGDPATGRIERFLTSPKGAEVTGQTWSADKRTHFVGIQHPDAPFPDGEGKLPRSTIIAIKRNDNAMIG; via the coding sequence ATGGCTCATATCGACACCAACAAATTGTCCTGGGACGAATGGGACGAACTGCAAAATCCGCCGCCGGCAGAAACCGATTTCGACCGCGTCGTCGAATCGGCCGTCTCACGCCGCAGCTTCCTTGGCGGTATCCTGGCCTTCGGCTCAGCCGCCGCCGCCATGGGAACGCTCGGCAACCTGATGAATTCCACCTCGGCTCAGGCGCAGGAAGCTTCGTCGCGCTTCTCCTTCAAGCCGATCCCGGTCTTCACCGACAACACCGTGCACGTTCCTGACGGCTATGCATGGAAGCCACTTGCCAAATGGGGGCAGCCACTGTTCTCCAACGTCCCGGATATCGATCCCGTCAACGGCGTCAGCGTCGAACATTCCGACAAGGTCTTCGGCGAAAACACCGACGGCATGGAGTTGTTCGTGATCGGCGGCCGTCAGGTCATCGCCGTCAACCATGAATACGTGAACAACGAAACCAATCTTCCGCACAACGAAAAAGGCATGCCGAAGACCGCCGACGACGTGAAGATCCTGCAAAACCTTCAGGGTGTTACCGTCATGGAAGTCGCCGAAGGCGAAAACGGCTGGGAAATCGTGCTCGACAGCCCGTTCAACCGCCGCATTACCCATCTGACGCCCATGAAGATCTCCGGTCCGGCTGCGGGCTCCGACCTCGTCAAGACCGAGGCCGATCCGAACGGCACCGACTGTCTCGGGACCTTCAACAACTGCGGCGCCGGCAAGACGCCGTGGGGCACCTATCTCACCTGCGAGGAGAACTTCAACGGCTACTTCGGTTCGACCGATCCGAACTTTGCCATGCCCAGCGACTTCAAGCGTTACGGCATCGCGGCCGAAACCCGATACGGCTACGAAGCCTTCGATCCCCGTTTCGACGTGTCGAAGAACCCGAACGAGCCGCGCCGCGCCGGCTATATTGTGGAAATCGACCCCTCGGACGCTTCCTCGACGCCGATCAAGCGCACCGCACTCGGCCGCATCAAGCACGAGAACGCTGCCGTCGTGATTGCCCGCGATGGTCGCGTGGTCGTCTACATGGGTGACGACGAACGCGGCGAGTTCCTCTACAAGTACGTTTCGAACGACATCTACGTTCCGGGCGGCGACACCTCCAAACTGCTGGATGAAGGCACGCTCTACGTCGCCAAGTTCGTCGATGACGGCAATGGCGAGTGGCTGGCCCTGACACCGGAATCGACCGGCATGAAGATGGACGAGGTTTGCGTCTTCACCCGCCAGGCCGCCTCCAAGGTCGGCGCCACGACAATGGACCGTCCGGAGTGGGTCGCCATCAACCCGGTCGCGATCGAAGCCTATTGCGCACTCACCAACAACACCAATCGTGGCGTGAAGAAGAATGCCGGCGGCGACGACATGCCGGTCGGCGGCGCGAACCCACGCGAGAAGAACGCTTATGGCCAGATCGTCCGCTGGTATCCGGAAAACGACGACCACGCCGACGGCAAGTTCAAATGGGACCTGTTCGTCATGGCCGGCAATCCGGACGTTCACAAGGACGCCTATGCCGGCTCGTCCAACATCAACTCCGGCAATATGTTCAACTCGCCGGACGGCATGATGTTCGACTCGACAGGTCTCTTGTGGATCCAGACGGATGGCGAAGACACCAACGAAGGCGACTTTCTCGGCCAGGGCAACAACCAGATGCTCGCCGGCGACCCGGCGACCGGCCGCATCGAGCGTTTCCTGACCAGCCCGAAGGGCGCAGAAGTCACCGGTCAGACCTGGTCGGCCGACAAACGAACCCATTTCGTCGGCATCCAGCATCCTGACGCGCCCTTCCCGGACGGCGAAGGCAAACTGCCGCGCTCGACGATCATTGCGATCAAGCGCAACGACAATGCCATGATCGGCTGA
- a CDS encoding NIPSNAP family protein — protein sequence MKSTMPVTCEVRYRLDPGKRTEFEAYAEVWVQLIERYGGTHHGYFMPREKPEGAGLSFPGAGADGEGNIAIALFTFPDEETYLGYRASVAADPDSIAANARFGADPPFRSYERLFLRPLPRSE from the coding sequence TTGAAATCGACCATGCCCGTCACTTGCGAAGTGCGCTACCGCCTCGATCCCGGAAAACGCACGGAATTCGAAGCCTATGCCGAGGTCTGGGTCCAACTGATCGAGCGCTATGGCGGAACCCATCACGGCTATTTCATGCCGCGCGAAAAGCCTGAGGGTGCCGGTTTGAGCTTTCCCGGTGCCGGGGCGGATGGGGAGGGCAATATTGCCATCGCTCTTTTCACCTTCCCGGATGAGGAGACCTATCTCGGCTACCGTGCCAGCGTCGCCGCCGATCCGGACAGTATCGCGGCCAATGCGCGCTTCGGGGCCGATCCGCCGTTCAGGAGTTACGAGCGCCTGTTTCTGCGACCGCTGCCGCGCAGCGAATAG
- a CDS encoding DNA helicase, which translates to MKLSAPIYQLKRRAKVLARTDTIPLHQALDRIAEEEGFPAWSLLASRYETEGSTTSMLSQLADGDLLLIAARPGHGKTLLGLQLLLDAVAKERRATFFTLEYTRQQTLQRIHALPEGEALGDKVEIVTSDEISADYIMRHLAGAPRGTVAVVDYLQILDQQRIKPSLSEQMTAISSFARKTGIIMAFISQIDRSFEADSKGLPDLTDIRLPNQLDLRLFSKACFLHDRKVQLQHVA; encoded by the coding sequence ATGAAATTGTCTGCACCCATCTATCAATTGAAACGTCGGGCGAAAGTGCTGGCGCGGACCGATACTATCCCGCTCCATCAGGCGCTGGATCGAATCGCCGAGGAAGAAGGTTTTCCGGCCTGGAGCCTGCTTGCCTCGCGCTATGAAACCGAGGGATCGACCACATCCATGCTGTCACAGCTTGCGGATGGCGACCTGTTGCTGATCGCCGCCCGTCCGGGCCACGGCAAGACCCTGCTTGGCCTGCAGCTTCTCCTCGATGCCGTCGCAAAGGAGCGAAGGGCGACCTTCTTCACGCTCGAATATACCAGGCAACAGACCCTGCAGCGCATCCATGCCCTGCCCGAAGGGGAAGCGCTTGGCGATAAGGTGGAGATCGTCACCTCGGACGAGATCAGCGCCGATTACATCATGCGCCATCTCGCCGGTGCCCCGCGGGGAACGGTTGCCGTCGTCGACTATCTGCAGATCCTCGACCAGCAGCGCATCAAGCCGAGCCTTTCGGAACAGATGACCGCCATCAGCAGCTTTGCCCGCAAAACCGGCATCATCATGGCCTTCATCTCGCAGATCGACAGGTCCTTCGAGGCCGACAGCAAGGGCCTGCCGGATCTGACCGATATCCGCCTGCCGAACCAGCTCGATCTCAGGCTCTTCAGCAAGGCCTGCTTCCTGCACGATCGCAAAGTCCAGCTTCAGCATGTAGCTTAA